The Glycine soja cultivar W05 chromosome 8, ASM419377v2, whole genome shotgun sequence genome has a window encoding:
- the LOC114422637 gene encoding uncharacterized protein At4g15545-like: MSSQGTGSVVDFDLPDEILSVIPTDPYQQLDLARKITSMAIASRVSSLESDASRLRQKLLEKDRIILDLEDRLSSLTRASHQTDSTLNTALNENIKLSKERDQLAATVKKLSRDFAKLETFKKQLMQSLTDDNASHAETIDIGTCDQSVPKAYPDKDDDGSGYMVHHSYNGPADVGKTNDEASRYSGQRFSLTPYITPRLTPTGTPKVISTAGSPREYSAAGSPKKTSGATSPTKLPYDGRTSLSSWYSSSQQSSAANSPPRGRSLPVRTPKIDGKEFFRQARSRLSYEQFSAFLANIKELNAQKQTREETLRKADEIFGSDNKDLYLSFQGLLNRNAR; the protein is encoded by the exons ATGTCGTCGCAGGGCACAGGTTCAGTAGTGGATTTCGACCTCCCTGACGAGATTCTATCGGTTATACCGACGGACCCATACCAGCAGCTTGATCTCGCTCGCAAGATAACCTCCATGGCCATCGCCTCTCGTGTCTCTTCTCTCGAGTCCGACGCCTCTCGCCTCCGCCAGAAGCTTCTCGAAAAGGACCGAATCATCCTCGACCTCGAAGACCGCCTCTCCTCCCTCACCCGCGCCTCCCACCAAACCGACTCCACCCTCAACACCGCCCTCAACGAAAACATTAAGCTTTCCAAGGAGAGGGATCAATTGGCCGCCACCGTCAAGAAGTTAAGTCGAGACTTTGCCAAG ttGGAGACATTTAAGAAACAACTGATGCAGTCGCTAACTGATGACAATGCATCG CATGCTGAAACCATAGATATTGGAACCTGTGATCAATCAGTTCCAAAGGCATATCCTGATAAGG ATGATGATGGAAGTGGCTATATGGTACATCATTCATACAATGGCCCTGCAGATGTGGGTAAAACAAATGATGAAG CTTCCAGGTATTCAGGGCAAAGGTTTTCTTTGACCCCATATATCACACCACGTCTTACACCGACAGGAACTCCAAAGGTGATTTCAACAGCCGGGTCTCCTAGAGAATATTCTGCAGCTGGATCACCCAAGAAAACTTCTGGTGCCACCTCTCCTACAAAACTTCCATATGATGGGCGAACATCTCTCTCATCATGGTATTCATCTAGTCAGCAGTCATCAGCAGCAAACTCCCCACCACGGGGACGATCACTTCCAG TTCGAACTCCAAAGATTGATGGAAAGGAGTTTTTTCGTCAGGCCAG GAGTCGCCTTTCATATGAGCAGTTCAGTGCATTTCTTGCCAACATAAAGGAATTAAATGCTCAGAAGCAAACACGGGag GAAACTTTAAGAAAAGCAGATGAGATATTTGGGTCAGATAACAAAgatctttacttatcttttcaAGGATTGCTTAACCGTAATGCACGCTAG